Part of the Anopheles gambiae chromosome 3, idAnoGambNW_F1_1, whole genome shotgun sequence genome is shown below.
CAAAATGAAAGCCGATAAAACGTGAAAGAAAGTGAAGCGTTTCGGTAGCAAAAGAGAgcagacgaagaagaagaagaagtgcaaAACAACAGTAGTGTCACGGAAAGCACcgaaaaaagaaggcaaagtAAAGCGCACGCGAGTGCAAGTGGCAAATATTCTCTAGTGAAAGTGtgtacaaaaagaagaagaagaagaagaagaacaagtgcaaaagaaaggaagcaaaaagcgataaccaaaaaaagaaaaggcggaggaaaacaaacaaaaaaacatctaagCAAAGATGGCCGAAGAGTTACCAATACTGAAGGGCATCCTGAAGGGAGTTGTCTCCTATCACAATGCACGTAGGTGTCGTAGTGTTGGTTTTTGGCGGAGTTTTCTCAGAATTACAATTTGTGCAATTTATCTCCTCTTTCCAAttagagtgtgtttgttttaaattacattGCCATTGATTGAAGTACAACAAGACAACGTTTTTGTGTGGAGAGATccggcgagagagagaaagagagcgatggATGGCATCCTTGTTCCTGTGggaccacaccacaccatcaGAATTAATGTGATCTTTGACCTTGATTCCACTTCGAACTCTGGACCATTTTGCGGCCTTTGACGCGTGCGCCTGTCTCTTTGTGGCGGAGCCTTTTATGGGGTGGTTCGCTTTCACAAAATGCCTGCACTTGGAGcctctcactcgctctctctctctctcacacacacacacactatcggTCCTTCTATGCAGCCCATCAAGGGGTGGAGTAAATAAGGGACGAAGCGAGCGAATCGAACACGAATTGCGTATTGTGACCTTTAAAAATGGCTTCCACCGGTGGTGTGTTTGCCCTGACTTTGTCACGGGAATAACCTCCCCCTTTCTtctgtggtgtttttttttgttgcttgtttgattttggcGAAAGcgcccaccagcagcagcagctccaagCACCCAGCGAGAGAAAGTGCCGTATGCCGAAAGGGAGCATGGCTCATgtgcgagagcgagagcagcGCGTTGGCTTTCTAAAGCGCTTTCTCTTTCCTCTTCCATTCGGTTGCCGTCCAAGCGAGTCCCAGAGAGTGTCACTCACACTTTGTGGTGGGGAAATGGGGGGTCTCTCCCCAAGCCCATCCACACATCCGcccacggtgtgtgtgtgtgtcactcaTTTAGGGTCAAGGGCACGAGCCGCacaaaatgggaaaattgaacaaaagGGCGCTCTCTTTTGCACTctaccgaacacacacacacacacaatcgaacCACTAGAaagtagacacacacacacaccaagagAGCAACGGGGCAAGAGGAAACGAGAGGATAGGAACCTATGCAAACCTGCAAAGGTCACTAGAGGTTAATGGTGCAAATGGGACACAGCGCAAAAAAGGGCTTTCTGGGGGAGAATGTAGGGTGAACACAACATGGGTTTCTCTTTTCATCCACCTTCAGGTTTGCTCCACATAATTCGATGGTGAAATTCAAAATCATGAAAAGCAGAACGGTATTCACTTACAAACACCCCGGCGACACCAAAGTAGAGTGTGAACGCGCAATAAAAGGGAACACAAGACCGTCTGATCTCAatatacacacgcacgcttgCGGCGGCTGTTCAACTTTCACCTTCACTTTCAAAGcattactttttttcattttttgccaCCCACACTAGCATTATTTGCGCACTGCGGGTGCCAAAAAAGGGTAAGATGGTCACCGTCGGATGGAAAAACGTGTTCGTTTCATTTTGCTTCCATTGTTCGCTCGTTCGTTTTACACACTTGGGGCGTATGTTTTGCCCTGTTCGTGTGTTCTACTTACTTGTGATGGTCACGAAGCAAGCTTactaaattaaaattagaCTTATCTTTCGTGGAACACTGACTTGTAGAAAttggatttttgcaaaaaaataattttatgaaacaaaaaacgtgTCGTGtaaaatttcacttttcacacactgTCAAAGTCAGTTGCAATGGTTCCATTGATTTTCACCCATATCTTTATCTCGTtaacttctctctctctctccacatTGCTGCTCGCCTCCGCTCAAGATACGGTGTCAAGAAAGTAACacacttttcctttttattttccttcaccACCCCTTGTTAGCGCGGCGCGCAGAAACGCTATTTTCCATTTACCATCTCGTCGATCAGGGGCGCAAACGCTAAAGAAAGCACTACTCGCGGTAAAggtaaaagagagagagagagagagatagaaacaAGCGAGGCCGCAAGAGAATGTTTCTCGCGCACCGGGGACCGATCAGCGCCATCTTTCCTTTTCGCGTCTATCTTTTCCTGCTTTCTTCGCGGTGGCGCGCCGGCGGACCGTCTTGTGGTGTGCtggttttcttttgctctccATCCTCGATCTCTGCTCGATGCTCTTAAGGCacggggctgctgctgctcccccTCCTAATAAGGAGGTAATGGTGCTGTGTGCATTGTTTTAAACGAAAACATACACCCATATCTCGATCGGGGTGTACGCGGGCTGATTCATTTCACTTTtctcgtttttgtgtgtgtgtgtttgtattttgttgttgcttcctcctcttcttctccCAGTGGGTTTGTTTGGGTTTGTGGTAGTAGGGGAGGAAAGGGAGAATTGGCCACGATTTTCACCTACTTTTTCTCCCAGACGGCAGCACACACAGTCAGTCGGTCGCCTTTCTCTCCCGCGCCCGCTGCCATCATGGCTCTGGGTTTCGGCGGCAGCAGCTGGCCGGATGACTGTTTTCTCCCAACTAACGAGgcatggcagcagcagcagcagctctgtCTGGGCTCGTTGGTTTCGTTTCGaaatttctttttattttaaaaacagaAAGTGAAGATAACagccaccactaccaccacctccTCTTCCGGACCGTTACGGACCGTTGCCCATGTAAATGGGATCAATGGTGAGGAGAGAAATGAGCGGAAATAAGATCAAATTGTCTTGAAATGcaatttaattcaaaaattaaaaaaacatgcaaaaaacaagaataaaaagtaaaataagaaAGTAATAGTATGAACTAGAAAAGAGGAGATGATAATAGAACCTAACAATTGTCGTCACACGGTTGTCATTTCTTCTCTATTCTACGTCAGCTTACCTCAAAAGAAAGGCAGCAAAAGGTGCTATTTTTAAACGCCgccatgcgtgtgtgtgaattgGAGAAAGGGTGATCGGGGTCGTTCAACTACTACTGCCCACCtgatagagggagagagaaagagctgCCATTTGCCCCTCATCTGGCTGCCTTTTGGTCACACTTGTGCACGCGTTCCCCTTTTCACCCTCATTTCGTAGAAGGGAAATGTagcacaaagcacacacacgcacacgcatggTTCACATTGTAAACCGGAAAGCGAATGATCATATGATCGCGAGGACAGAAACGAGAAACCAACCCAGCACTCGTTGTGGAAAGTGAGAGTACGTTGAAGCGGGATTTAAAGTAGGTTAGGTTTCGGAAAGTGAGAGTGACACCCCACACACACGTCTCGTCCGTCGTGCGACCTCAATAAGCCTCCACTCAGGCGCGCTGTGCGGGAAAAGGTGGGTCACAAACCCCCCGGACACCCAAAAGgagaggttcgtcgcttgtccCCGGAAGCGAAAAAGAGAAGCGATTTGCGTTTCGACCTTTCGTCTGGTTTTAGGcgccttttgttttttgaggTCATAAGCCCCCCTCCCCGGGGTCGTTTGTGGTGTGGGCATGACGACGAATTTGAGAAATCGAGATGACAGACCCCCGACGTctagcaccaccaccggctcTCGCATGCGGAAGCAAGAAACAGCCGAGGTAACAGACACAACACACTGACCTcccttgctgtgtgtgtgcgagatcGTAGATCGTGTGTTTCGTGgtgtggagagagagaaggggaaGCTCACAAGCCCCACAGCACCACCAGTTGCCAGGGCCATCGAACGATCGATCGACGGTTGGTGTTGGAGCGCTGTTTGAAGTGATCGATCGGTTATTACTAACCGGTAAATGTTAACCTTCACCGACAGGTGCTCTAACGCTGGCTTCGGCTCTCTTCCATATCCTCTCTCGGTTGGTGAAGGACACGCGTCTTCCACCGTTTTTTGCAATGCAATAAAGAGGGCAGGAAGAGGGTCAGGGACGTTCAAACTGCAGTTTGAAATGTGGCGGAGGCTCCGGGGGAAGTAGAATCGCCCTCGCTCGCGTAATTGGAACAAGGTGATCAAAGTAGGAAATTTGTGCATGAGCGATCAACGATTTGTGaggtcacacgcacacaggagGAAACGGAAACCAGTACATCCAAGCGCGCGTTTGATTAGAAGCATTTCcagttccgttttttttttctcttcctttaaTCAAACTAATCTAACGcatctcttcttctctccttctctctctgtttcatGATACAGCCGTCAGGTTTGGGCGGGTGCCGAAGCGGGAAAAGGCCCGCATACTGGCCGCGATGCAGCAGAGCACGCAGAACCGGGGCAACCAGCGGGCCCTCGCCAGCGAGCTCGACGATCAGCCCCGGCTGCTCGCCAGCGTCCTCCAGGCGCACATCGAAACGTGCGAGTTTACGCGCGAAAAGGTCGCCGCCATGCGCCAGCGGGCCCGCGACTGCCCGAGCTACTCGATGCCGACACTGGTAAGTACACAACGCGCGTAAAGAAGAGGAAGTAGAGGAAGCAGCTTCCcccatacagacacacatgcAAAGAGCACCTTCTCCAAGGTCAACGGCATTTgagccgtggtggtggtgcttttttttttggggattgATGGTTGGAACTCGCCTCGTCAGCGTGGAGACACTCACTCACAAAAAAcgggagcgcgcgcgcgctcgaagGGGCACTCATCGCTCATCATCCCGCTTCGCGGAAAGCACTCACTCGGGTCGCGATTTTGTCATTTGATATAAACGGGGGTCTCTcattcgctctctcgctctcgctcacaTCGTTTCCTGCGAGGGGTGTGGAGCGGCAAGCGATAAGAGAAATCCCCCCCTGGCGCAAGTAAGTCACAGGAAGGGGAATGAATGTTTGCACAAAGGGCGGAACGGGGAGGAAGCGCAGACTGCGCGATAACCTTGAAATTGTGTTTCGCTAATTTAATCGCTCGCTCGTGTGCTGTTagccgcgcgcgtgtgtgagtgcggtGTGAGATATGTAAAGACCGAGACGGCGAACGATCGACTTcctgttgtgtgtgtctgtttataTTCTACATCATCATCCCCAGCTTGCCTTCAAAGCGAATGcaaaaatcgttttttttccgaGAAATGCCATTGCCCAGGGGTtttgtgctggtgctgctgttttggAACCCCATCCACCCTGCGTGGAATGACcgataagagagagagagagagagagagagagccccCACCCCAGAAGGTGTGCGTGCGATTgctgacgcacacacacacacacacacacactgccaacCTCAGTGATGTGCACGAAAATGCGGAAATAGAATTAATTCGAActggtggtggcggcagcATGCTGTGTTAGAAACGGTATGGtgtgttctctctctcgctctccctacCAGCACCCAATGTTCAATGTCGTCAGTGGCCATGCGTCTCCACCGCCGGGGACCGTTCACCGCTGCTCCATCTTCTTCGCTCAGCGCAGCAACAACGGCCATGTGGAGAGACAATTAGAGCGCGTGTGTACCAAAGGGGAGGCGGTTTGAGGAACGGTAGGAGAAGGTTGTCAAGGAGAAGGGTAGGGGGGGAAGGGGTTGGTCGTTTGTCGCGCAAATAGTCCgctacacaccaacacagcgCACGACACGACACGGCCGGTAACGGTTCTGTTGCTGTCCTTGAAATTGAAGTTCAAGCCGgagcaagcgagagagaggtagAAGGGAATGAAATGGAGAGGccacagggagagagagggagagagagatatcaGGCACCGTTAACAACAATCATACTGACCGTGACGCACACGAGGAAACacaatcgtcgtcgtcgtcgtgtggCAGCGGGGAGCAGGAAACCGCAAGAGAGGCAAAGCGCAAAACACATGTGTGTGCCATCTTGGCACACAGACCAAAGACGTGACAACGTGACCGGTAATGACCGATAAAAGGTTAGACTGGCGAGTCGAGCCCGTGTCGAGATTAATTACAGCCGCATTGTTTCCCGGTTGGAATGTCGCTGACATGCtgcaatcaaacacacacacacagaggcccACCGACGAAAATTTGCCAAAGTCATCACGCGCCCACACAAAAGTCAATAACCCTGTgtcgttttggtttttttgtttcgagtTCGTCGCTTATCACCAAAagcatctctttctctctctctctctctctcagcaCGCCCTTCCCTAAAATCGATGATGGCCACCGCTCTGAAATTGAGCGTCGTGTCCTCCAGCTCTTGTTAACGCGTGTGTAATaccccaccccccctcccccccccccctgccacAGGGTTCGCTGCTATGTTTGCTTATCACACACGAATCGCTCGGTACGTGACCAActgcgtacacacacacacacgagtgCCTCTTTTTTTGCGCACAGTAGCGCAAGAAACCTTGAACTCCTCCGTACCCGAAGGTTCGTCGACCTTGAGCTGGCGGCGAGcgaccagcacacacacacgcacacgagttgccatgcgcgcgcgcgcgctctgaTGGAGCGCAAATTTGGAGCGTGACCGATGTGAGTGTGCGATGGGTTGGGACTTTTTGGGAAGTTCTTCCAAATCCACACACACTTCCGGCAGAGATGAGTAAACGGAGATGGTGGATACAAAAGTGATCACCTTGAACCACCATCTCTCTCCTCTGCGCTTCTCCTGATGGTGTCTAGACGACATCGTGTCTCTTTGAGTGCGGCAATTTGCATACTGGAACAGTCTTTTTTAGGAAGGTGTCAGAATGATGTCTTCCCGCACCTActacacactaacacacactctctctcatGTATATCTAATCGCATCTCACATCTTCTCTCTTCCAGGCCTGTCCCCTGAACCCAGCGCCCGAGCTACAGTCGGAGCAGGAGTTTAGCCAGCGCTTCGCCCACGTCATCCGGGGCGTGATCGACTTCGCCGGCATGATACCCGGCTTCCAGCTGCTGACGCAGGACGACAAGTTCACGCTGCTGAAGGCGGGCCTGTTCGATGCGCTGTTCGTGCGGCTGATCTGCATGTTCGACACGTCGATCAACTCGATCATCTGCCTGAACGGGCAGGTGATGCGGCGCGACACCATCCAGAACGGGGCGAACGCTCGCTTCCTGGTGGACAGCACGTTCAACTTTGCGGAGCGGATGAACTCGATGCAGCTGACCGACGCCGAGATCGGGCTGTTCTGTGCGATCGTGCTGATCACGCCCGACCGGCCCGGGCTGCGCAACGTCGAGCTGATCGAGCGCATGTACACGAAGCTGAAGGCCTGCCTGCAGTCGGTCATCTCGCAGAACCGCCCGGACAAGCCGGAGTTTATGCAGGAGCTGCTGCGCACGATGCCCGATCTGCGCACGCTCAGCACGCTGCACACGGAGAAGCTGGTCGTGTTCCGGACGGAGCACAAGGAGCTGCTCCGGCAGCAGATGTGGTCGGCGGAGGAGGACCAGGGCGCGGTGCTGGACGCGAAGAGCCCGGCCAGCTGGAGCTGCGACGGCAACCAGGTCGAGGTGGAGATCGCCAAGAGCCCGATGAGCTCCGTCTCCAGCACGGAGTCCACCGAaacgtcctcctcgtcctcctcctcctcctcctccttgtCGTCGGAGTACCATCAcctgcaccatcaccatcaccagcacgGTGGCATTTCGTCGGCGGCTTCCGCGGCGGCTCCCCTGCTCGCTGCCACCCTGTCCGGCGCCTGTCCAATCATTCGGCATCGGGCCAGCTCGGGCTCGTCGGCGGAGGACGATCTGATCGGCGGCACGGCGCAACATCTCGCCCAGAACGGGCTCACCATCACGCCCGTCatccggtcggtcggttcgtcgtcgtcgtcgtccgccTCGTCCGCGTCCTCGTCGTCCGCTTCGTCCGGGGCGGGCGCAAGCCAtctgcaccatcaccaccaccatcatcacgtGTCGCGGTACCGCAAGCTCGACTCGCCGACCGACTCCGGCATCGAGTCGGGCAACGAGAAGCACGACAATCCGtcgccccagcagcagcagcagcagctccaccatcagcagcaccaccatctgCTGCTCCATCCGAAACCGGCTAGTAGCAGCGTAAGCAGCGGTTCGTCGTCTTGCTCCAGCCCGCGGTCGTCGCTCGAAGACCCAGCGCTcgaggacagcagcagcagcagcaacggcaaggCGCCCTCCCTGGCGCGGCACGCCAGCGTCGACAACATGCCGGTGCTGAAGCGCGTCCTGCAAGCGCCACCGCTCTACGACACCAACAGCCTGATGGACGAGGCGTACAAGCCGCACAAGAAGTTCCGCGCCATGCGCCACCGGGAGAGCGAGGCGGAAGCCGcttcctcctccaccaccaccactagcgCGAGCGCCGCCCCGTCCCCGTCGGCGACCGTGCTGGCGTCGTCGTCCTCACCGCGCCCGGCCTCGGTGCCCCAGCCGCAGCAGTCCGTGGTGGCAATCGCCGCCCCATCACCACCCCAGCAGCCTGCGCAGCAGCCGCCCCAGCACCATCAGTCGCAGCTGCACATGCATTTAACGCGACCGCAGACGACGCAGTCCCACCAAAGTAGCGCCACCGGCTTCCTGCAGTCGACGTCCGCGCGGTCCAGTCCGCAGcctccgcagcagcagcagcagcaccaccaccacgcctACTCGTCCCTCTCGAGCACGCACTCCGTGCTGGCCAAATCGCTGATGGAGGAGCCGCGCATGACGCCCGAGCAGATGAAGCGCACCGACATCATCCACAACTACATCATGCGCGAGTCGGcccaggagcagcagcagaactacatcaagcagcagcagcagcagcagcagcagcagggaggaCTGTTGGTGTGTGGCGCCAGCGCCGCCAACGGTGTGTTCCAGCGGGCCTCACCGCATCTCACCGTGTCGGCCGTCTCGCCCGCcccctcgtcctcgtcctccagTGGAAGCAgtccggcggcggcggccgccccGAACGGTGGCTGTCCGTTTGGAGGTTCGTCGTCTAGCGCCTCCGCCGGGCGATGGCAGCAGGTGATACCGGCAGTGACGGCCAGCGTCATCACGACGACGGGCGGCCACCGGGCACAGCAGACCCCGTCCCCGGGCAGTCTCACCCCGCCGGAcacttcctcctcctcgtcctcctcctcgctgTCGGTGGTTTCGTCGCCACCGTCGGCTGCCTCGccgtcctcgtcctcctcctccgccacCAGCATCCGCTACTTCCAGTCGCCCCACTCGACGATGACGTCACCCGCACCGCCCGCCTCCCCCTCGTCGGTGGTGGTCGTGGCGCCCCCGCACACCCCCTCGCCCCGGCTCATCGAGCTGAAGGTGGACATTGGTAGCagtgccaccgccaccacctccCTCGATCCGTGCCACCAGCAACCGTTGAACCTGTCGAAGAAGTCACCCTCGCCGGCGCCCACGCCTGTGTCCGTCGTCCAGCGGTCCATCGTGGGGGGACCGTCGGCCCTCTCGCCGGTCGGTGCCGCCACGACGGTCGTAGtggccaccagcagcagcagcagtaacgccgccaccagcagcagcagcagcaacaatcccACCATCCACAAGATCCTACTCGAGGCGTAAACACAGCAAACAGGCGTTCGCGGGCGAATCCTaccacaaacaaaagaaaccacAAGAGGCAGACCAGTAGCAGCAGAAGGGGGATCAGTGGGAGAGAATGATTGCGCATTcgcagaggaaaaaaacactacaTCTACAAGTTGTACAAATTTTTAATGTGTTAAGAAGACGAACCTCCGGACAAGCCTAAAAAGCGCACGgtaaaacactcacacacacacacacacatcatgaGGGAAGGGTAAAGGGGGGAGAGGATGTATTATAGTATTTTAGTGGCCGAATGATCTACAAATGCGAAACTACAATGCGAAGCCAaaaacgtgtgtgtgcgtgtgtgtgtgtgtgttggtgggaGCAGAGCGGGAAGAGGGGAtgatggtgtgcgtgtgtgtctgtgtgtgtgttgctcttATAGAtctcgatttttgttttattaaaagaAAGCTGTGGACACACGTGGAGAAGAGACTACTACGGCGACTGCAAGcgcaggcgacgaacctcaACAGAAATCCCCTCTCTTCTCCACGCAAGGCgcatatgtgtgtgcttcTATCCAATGGGCCGGTGTCGGATCgggtgcaaaacaaaataggGAAGGAGAATATCCTAGTGTGATGATGGCACGCCGCCACTAGCAAGCCAGGAGCTGTAATAGTAATAGGTTTTAGTGCGTGCGTGAGACAAGGAAGACGACGGTGACGTTAGTAGTTTGTAAGAACAATTCCCACGAGCAGCTCTGATGCGTagatatgtatgtatgtgtgcgtgcgtaagtgtgtgtgttaagaATCAATAATTTTGATGAACAAAACAGCGAAGAGAGCTAAGTTACTGCAAACAGCCAAACCTATATAGAAGCTTAGTGAGAAGCGAAGGATATTAAAAGAAAACGGCAACACAAATACACTCACCTCACAGGCAAACCCACAGTACATATGGTATGGAAGTatggaggttttttttaacttctgttgtacagtagtagtagtagtagtggcacAAGTGCAAAGCGAAGCAAGAGGAGCAAGATAAAACACGCAAAATGTATATGctaagagaaaaaagaaagggaaaaccccactcactcacaaacacacataaacataaatatcCTAGAATGGTTGAacggaaaacaacaacaacaaacaaaactttgcaaagacactcacagagagagagagagaagaagaaaaataacaaaaactatttaaaagaagaaaagaagagtaACAGTAGCACACAACCACTTTATGCGCTTTTCTAAAAGCAATGAGAGAAATAgcgattttttaaaaacagGAAAAGGATAACCGAAACACAAACTAAAATTGagaatgaacaaaacaaacacaccacacacaacacgGAATCAGATTCaggtaaaatgaaaaaaaaggtggCAGCCACTGGCAGATAATGCAAGTATAGGGAGTTATAATATAGGGGAAGCACGCATGCAGAAACGTTAAAGTTTTGATTGAGCCTTGAGCAAACAAGGGTTAACTGCGGggggggaaggaaaacaaaaacatggtaCATACAAATAGTGAACATataaaaaccaacacaaaaagAGAAGCAAACCAGAAAAAGGGTATAACGTTACGTGTAAATAGTTCTTTAGCGATAGtgtgtgcaaaaaacaaaacaaaacaaaacgaagtgATGAGGAATGAATGCAATACACAGAGAGTAACACAGCAGGAGAGTAATCAACCTAAacatattcaaaacaaacaaaaaaccgcacacagaaagagagagagagagagattacaaaaacagcaacaacaaaaaaagcaaagaaataattatacaagatgaaaaagaaaagctatAATATTCCGCCAGATtaaaagagaaggagaaagagaaagagaaaaagtaaaagagaTATAATTTAACGAAACGTTataatgagagagagaaaagtttgtggtggtgtgcgtgtgataaCAAAGCAGAGAAAGaggttattaaaaaaacaatacgaaGAGCTactaaaagaaagagagaaaacagaagcaaaaacaaacgtgTATAagtaaactaaaaacaaaaaaaaacatgcaacatGAGATTCTTACAGGAAGAAGAGGGAGTATGAATGGAGAGGAGAACGGAGAGCAAAGGAAAGCAATGAATGAAGTCACAAACTATTACTACGCCTACTACAACTACACCACACTACACaggacacacaaacaaagaaacaaaactgaGGAAGAGGGGAAGAAAACAGCCGAACAGAAGCCGAGCAGGAGACGAGAATGAGATTTGaactgatttttgtttaagcATTTTCTCTGCTTTTTTGAGTCATTTTCCCCCAAACtccagcaacaaaacacacacacgcgtacgcATGTATAAGAAACAgtccttttgtttttagtgGTCGTGTGAttaagtgagagagagagagagagagcgaaagagagagagaataattGCCTAGCATGTAGTGGTAGCGATTATCATTCTTTACTATTATTATCTTATTCtaattttattgtaattttaattccAAAACAATCGAGCGAtgcgagtgtgtttgtgtgtatgtgtgtgcgtgtatataTAGAGAGTGTGCGctagtgtgagtgtgtgtacgCGAAGAACCGGTTAGGTAGAATCCAATTTTAACACTAATTTACTTGTTTCATttactactttttttttgttgctatttggCTCTGCCGGAATTATGTTTCGGTTATCCTCCTTTTTCCGAGcttttttcttagtttttcCATAAAGCCAATTGTTTTCATAGGTTTACTTTTCTCTCTGCTCTTAAGATGCTGTGCTAGCAGTTTTGTGTAGCAAgttgcaaatgtgtgtgttaggtgtgtgttttgggtgTGTTGTACACCGTACTGgtttagtttatttattgaaacccttttttccccttagcttttttctgtttagtgctgttttgttttgtttgtttgttttttaatgaacTATGTAGACCCAATTGCTTTTATTATCTTTTGTATCggtttttttaatattctaTTAGTTCTATTTTCTATCTTCGTTCGTGTTAGATTTACTCTTGTTTATCACTCTTTGTTGCGCTTCGCTTTCTAAAGAAGTGGACACTTTTCCTCTCTGTCCTTTTACTATCGCTCTAGCTCTAGCAGTTTAGAATGATTTtgttcgttccttttttttcgttagctttgaatttgaaattccacaatgaacagaaacagaaacgaaacaaaaagggCAAAGGAGCGCGCGCGTGCGAGGACGATCGGTTAAGTGTGTAAAAAgttaattttcataaaatagacgaaaagaaaaaaaacaaacacaactcCCCCCATGTATTGCATAAGCGGTAAGATTAAGTGTCAGCgtttagagttttttttttttttttacacaactAAGTTATGCTAAGTAAGTAAGAGAGAAAACCCCAAACTAGgagaggagaaggagaaggaaacgtgatggaaaagcaaaagataaaaaaacactgtgaatgtgaatgtgtatgtgtgtgtgtgtgtttgagtgcaaCACATTACGCAAAATACCATTACACAAAGCAAACCGAAAactcaaacatacacacaaacacacacacagacacacgcacacaaacttAGTTTCATACACAAATTAAgaaaagagggagagaaaaaaaatacaaaaacaaaaaagggattaTGTGTGCAGCGGGATGATTAAAAGGAAAACGGTAAAACACtgcaaaaaacaaccatttcttatttttaatttttaagtaTAAAAGCAACAACCTAGCAGAGAACGAAgtgcaagagagaaagagcatgagagaaagagagagaattaAGAGAAAACGAGTTTCCTTAATTGATTaaatgtgcgtttttttttatttatacactATA
Proteins encoded:
- the LOC1280470 gene encoding ecdysone-induced protein 75B, isoforms C/D isoform X4; this translates as MAEELPILKGILKGVVSYHNAPVRFGRVPKREKARILAAMQQSTQNRGNQRALASELDDQPRLLASVLQAHIETCEFTREKVAAMRQRARDCPSYSMPTLACPLNPAPELQSEQEFSQRFAHVIRGVIDFAGMIPGFQLLTQDDKFTLLKAGLFDALFVRLICMFDTSINSIICLNGQVMRRDTIQNGANARFLVDSTFNFAERMNSMQLTDAEIGLFCAIVLITPDRPGLRNVELIERMYTKLKACLQSVISQNRPDKPEFMQELLRTMPDLRTLSTLHTEKLVVFRTEHKELLRQQMWSAEEDQGAVLDAKSPASWSCDGNQVEVEIAKSPMSSVSSTESTETSSSSSSSSSSLSSEYHHLHHHHHQHGGISSAASAAAPLLAATLSGACPIIRHRASSGSSAEDDLIGGTAQHLAQNGLTITPVIRSVGSSSSSSASSASSSSASSGAGASHLHHHHHHHHVSRYRKLDSPTDSGIESGNEKHDNPSPQQQQQQLHHQQHHHLLLHPKPASSSVSSGSSSCSSPRSSLEDPALEDSSSSSNGKAPSLARHASVDNMPVLKRVLQAPPLYDTNSLMDEAYKPHKKFRAMRHRESEAEAASSSTTTTSASAAPSPSATVLASSSSPRPASVPQPQQSVVAIAAPSPPQQPAQQPPQHHQSQLHMHLTRPQTTQSHQSSATGFLQSTSARSSPQPPQQQQQHHHHAYSSLSSTHSVLAKSLMEEPRMTPEQMKRTDIIHNYIMRESAQEQQQNYIKQQQQQQQQQGGLLVCGASAANGVFQRASPHLTVSAVSPAPSSSSSSGSSPAAAAAPNGGCPFGGSSSSASAGRWQQVIPAVTASVITTTGGHRAQQTPSPGSLTPPDTSSSSSSSSLSVVSSPPSAASPSSSSSSATSIRYFQSPHSTMTSPAPPASPSSVVVVAPPHTPSPRLIELKVDIGSSATATTSLDPCHQQPLNLSKKSPSPAPTPVSVVQRSIVGGPSALSPVGAATTVVVATSSSSSNAATSSSSSNNPTIHKILLEA